In a genomic window of Methanosarcina horonobensis HB-1 = JCM 15518:
- the tnpA gene encoding IS200/IS605 family transposase: MELRSFSHGYGQITYHIVLVPKYRYNIFYNKRIKKDCELILSIICAKNGYKIHAMEVVDDHVHLFLEFHPSNSLSEVIQYLKGGSSYSLFKLHPDLKKRYWGGNLWSSGKFYRSVGNVTADTIKHYIKESQGKPSEESRLHRFMRSKQRRLDDF; the protein is encoded by the coding sequence TTGGAATTACGCAGTTTTAGCCATGGCTATGGTCAGATTACTTACCACATCGTGTTGGTGCCTAAGTATCGATACAATATATTCTACAATAAGAGAATTAAAAAGGATTGCGAGTTGATTCTCAGTATAATTTGTGCTAAAAATGGCTACAAAATACATGCAATGGAAGTAGTAGATGATCATGTTCATTTGTTTCTTGAATTTCATCCAAGTAATTCTCTGTCAGAGGTAATTCAGTATTTGAAAGGAGGTAGTTCTTACAGCTTATTCAAGCTTCATCCTGATCTTAAAAAACGATATTGGGGTGGAAATCTATGGTCAAGTGGAAAGTTCTATCGATCCGTTGGAAACGTAACTGCTGATACAATTAAGCATTACATTAAAGAATCGCAAGGAAAACCGAGTGAAGAGTCTCGATTGCATAGGTTCATGAGATCCAAGCAAAGAAGACTTGATGATTTCTAA